A single genomic interval of Thermoplasmatales archaeon harbors:
- a CDS encoding ERF family protein, with protein MEKMENRNLVKALLEVQKEIKNPKNTEINPYYRSKYAPLPDILNLIRPLLAKNGLVLYQDVGSTPEGVVCVRTHLIHESGESLKTSPLYMKVEGKGKGSPQSVGSAITYARRYQILALLGIASEDDDANLASRPRPTATPKPTR; from the coding sequence ATGGAAAAAATGGAAAATAGAAACCTTGTGAAGGCGCTTCTTGAAGTGCAAAAAGAAATAAAAAACCCCAAAAACACGGAAATAAACCCCTACTACCGAAGCAAATACGCCCCACTACCAGACATCCTGAACCTTATACGGCCACTCTTAGCAAAAAATGGGCTTGTACTTTACCAGGATGTTGGATCCACACCCGAGGGCGTTGTATGCGTGCGGACACACCTCATACATGAAAGCGGCGAATCATTGAAGACAAGCCCATTATACATGAAAGTAGAAGGGAAAGGGAAAGGTTCACCACAATCAGTTGGATCAGCGATCACCTACGCCCGAAGATACCAGATCTTGGCCCTTCTTGGGATTGCAAGCGAAGACGATGACGCCAACCTCGCATCTAGGCCACGACCAACAGCAACACCAAAACCCACCAGGTGA
- a CDS encoding metal-dependent hydrolase: protein MKWYTHAIFAIVIGADIGFLLGAELTIRFFIITIIASLIIDFAEKAIFNEHKRQLHNIFTIIPCILAYLFFDMTIGAALTAGILSHIILDCITPTGCPLFWPINKKKYDVKWKYSDNKAREKRILATVSLLALLTVLILLPQGPFMSAISAWTGNKNETNSTNSTHLDLRINLNDPTKDMWIYPLPNGSIFIDIVDEGQGYMTNYYYSYPRSYPRYYPIYREPSIPKNTSPQEEEEEEG from the coding sequence ATGAAATGGTACACACACGCAATCTTTGCAATAGTAATAGGAGCAGACATAGGATTTCTACTCGGGGCAGAACTGACAATACGATTCTTCATCATAACAATCATCGCAAGCCTCATCATCGACTTCGCAGAAAAAGCGATCTTCAACGAACACAAAAGACAACTACACAACATATTTACCATAATACCTTGTATTCTGGCCTACTTGTTCTTTGATATGACAATCGGCGCGGCCTTAACTGCAGGAATACTTTCACACATCATCCTGGATTGCATAACACCAACAGGATGCCCACTATTCTGGCCAATAAATAAGAAAAAGTACGACGTAAAATGGAAGTACAGTGACAACAAGGCACGGGAAAAAAGGATTCTTGCAACGGTCTCATTGCTCGCGTTATTAACGGTTCTGATTCTTTTGCCACAGGGCCCATTCATGTCCGCTATCAGCGCCTGGACAGGTAACAAGAATGAAACTAATTCAACAAACTCTACACACTTAGATCTTCGCATAAACCTTAACGATCCTACAAAAGACATGTGGATCTATCCATTACCCAACGGGAGCATATTTATCGACATCGTAGACGAAGGGCAAGGATATATGACCAATTATTATTACTCCTACCCAAGATCCTATCCCAGATATTACCCTATTTATCGCGAACCTTCCATACCCAAGAATACGTCACCCCAAGAAGAGGAGGAAGAGGAGGGATAA
- a CDS encoding NERD domain-containing protein — MSILYEIMYGLGGILIMLGVVIVLLTPSEAHISISMIISGIIIILVARKEGYSWKKGVEGEKVISKILSFLPDDEYKRYDDLKFSNYGGNIDHLVIGKNNIFVIETKNYTGQYIIEGETWYKKTKNGNKIIFHSPGKQIKTSVLKFKEFLRSKGIRKRIWIEAIVVMVNKNAKIHKEPKGYVVLMPVELVNYIKTRKGSIDTKTLKDIDKIISKLKK, encoded by the coding sequence ATGAGCATACTATATGAAATAATGTATGGGTTAGGAGGAATTTTAATCATGCTGGGAGTAGTCATAGTACTCCTAACACCTAGTGAAGCTCATATATCTATTTCCATGATTATCTCAGGGATCATTATAATTCTCGTCGCCAGAAAGGAAGGTTATAGTTGGAAAAAAGGAGTTGAAGGCGAAAAGGTAATTTCAAAGATTCTATCTTTCCTACCAGATGACGAATACAAAAGATATGATGACCTGAAATTCTCCAATTATGGAGGTAATATTGACCATCTCGTAATTGGAAAAAATAATATTTTTGTAATAGAAACAAAGAACTACACCGGCCAATACATAATAGAAGGAGAAACATGGTACAAAAAAACCAAAAATGGCAATAAAATAATTTTCCATAGCCCTGGCAAGCAAATCAAAACCAGCGTTTTGAAATTTAAAGAATTCCTACGATCAAAGGGGATAAGAAAAAGAATATGGATAGAAGCCATAGTCGTCATGGTAAACAAAAACGCAAAAATACACAAAGAACCAAAAGGATATGTTGTCTTAATGCCAGTTGAATTAGTCAACTACATCAAAACTAGGAAAGGAAGTATTGACACAAAAACATTAAAAGATATCGACAAAATAATCTCAAAATTAAAAAAATAA
- a CDS encoding DUF11 domain-containing protein, giving the protein MRKYLFVPLLLLGLMFVMADSASAADGYFYQVNQNQTTAKVGDHVQIEVVVDTIPSDQGYSLDNVTVQAYITPRLKVENVSTTYGTYENGTWYLGDGYYGTATATFYCLVNGTGTLTGQFYLRANNDENWDNNYARIDIDVPFTDLKATARAPTRLSPGQTFNYTVTIVNMGVENATNTQMQINLPSTVEYQSYTADKGTFDPQTGIWTIGTLAYDNDDNENDDPLGENATLTLTLKVKPDAAAGQYNITTLTTCDLSLLSVFQASPTRALTVLDTNRVQLLISNPTGVRQRHVIYLTIIDGSTTIKRSYNFYLGAGGTRTITLGNLHRGAQIKITQYTYNAERTSKTIQYKQKITSNAHQNEKITTVQNVRGRQRQAIKRITRATINNQFQIIYT; this is encoded by the coding sequence TTGAGAAAATATCTGTTTGTGCCGTTGCTGCTGCTAGGGCTCATGTTTGTCATGGCAGACTCAGCCTCAGCAGCTGACGGCTACTTCTACCAGGTAAACCAAAACCAGACAACTGCCAAGGTTGGCGACCATGTACAAATAGAGGTAGTAGTAGACACCATCCCATCAGATCAGGGCTATAGCCTGGACAACGTAACAGTACAGGCCTACATCACGCCACGACTCAAAGTAGAAAATGTAAGCACCACATATGGAACATATGAGAACGGCACATGGTACCTCGGAGACGGATACTACGGAACCGCAACCGCAACATTCTACTGCCTCGTGAACGGAACAGGAACACTCACAGGACAATTCTACCTCAGAGCCAACAACGACGAAAACTGGGATAACAACTATGCCAGGATAGACATTGATGTGCCATTCACAGACCTAAAAGCCACAGCAAGAGCACCCACCAGACTATCACCCGGACAAACTTTCAACTATACTGTCACAATCGTGAATATGGGTGTGGAAAACGCAACTAACACACAAATGCAAATAAACCTACCCTCTACAGTGGAATACCAATCCTACACAGCCGATAAGGGAACATTCGACCCACAGACGGGGATTTGGACAATTGGCACGCTAGCATACGACAACGACGACAATGAAAACGATGATCCACTCGGTGAAAACGCAACACTAACATTAACCCTAAAAGTTAAACCAGACGCCGCAGCAGGACAATACAACATCACAACACTTACAACCTGCGACTTGAGCTTGCTAAGTGTATTCCAAGCCAGCCCAACGAGAGCACTCACTGTATTAGACACCAACAGAGTACAGTTACTGATATCCAATCCAACCGGTGTAAGACAAAGACATGTGATCTACCTGACGATAATAGATGGTTCAACAACAATAAAACGAAGCTACAACTTCTATCTAGGAGCAGGAGGAACCAGGACGATAACACTCGGTAACTTGCACAGGGGAGCGCAGATCAAAATCACACAATACACATACAACGCCGAACGCACCAGCAAGACAATACAATACAAACAGAAAATCACAAGTAACGCACACCAAAACGAAAAAATTACCACAGTACAGAATGTGAGAGGCAGGCAACGACAAGCAATAAAAAGAATCACAAGAGCCACAATCAACAACCAATTCCAAATAATCTACACATAG
- a CDS encoding HNH endonuclease — MICIICKKNLPKNEFSDEHVFPESIGGSFVLKEAVCKKCNHLLGTKIDAPLAKNFFIELKRYQHKISGKKGSVPNPFGEGTIAGTNRKVIWKPGDIPVSLPSIQIKRRKNGSIELNVSVDARKGEEGVSKIAIKKLERMSVENPEEELKSSSTIEYKEELQPTVHYNYKINLLEPVLAFVKIAYEMAYYWLGKRYLEDETGEKLRRFLLDMIHGKLSIQGLSKHDIEMSTLFQWPYSNIRGWENSHCVRIFKNGNTIACDIKIYEEYPPTKETLDQTKPESFQPTISYKKIKGNIINSIIRDIRDSPKPISDKKLKEIKEMVERVLETKEMVSTMRIAKMISPPFRKRIIVSQNPELYPGWEDKYLILDYIKKRHKEI; from the coding sequence ATGATATGTATTATATGTAAAAAAAATTTACCTAAAAATGAGTTTTCAGATGAACACGTTTTTCCAGAGTCTATTGGAGGAAGTTTTGTCTTAAAAGAAGCAGTATGTAAAAAATGCAACCATCTATTAGGTACTAAAATAGATGCACCCCTTGCAAAGAATTTTTTCATCGAATTGAAAAGGTATCAACATAAAATTTCAGGTAAAAAGGGTTCAGTTCCAAATCCTTTTGGGGAAGGGACAATTGCAGGCACTAACCGAAAAGTCATTTGGAAGCCTGGAGATATTCCTGTTTCTCTCCCCTCTATACAGATCAAAAGGAGAAAAAACGGATCCATTGAACTAAATGTTTCCGTAGACGCAAGAAAGGGCGAAGAAGGGGTTTCTAAAATAGCTATAAAAAAGTTAGAGCGCATGAGTGTAGAAAATCCTGAAGAAGAGCTCAAAAGTAGTTCTACTATAGAATATAAAGAAGAGCTTCAACCAACAGTTCATTACAACTACAAAATAAATCTTCTTGAACCTGTACTAGCCTTTGTGAAGATAGCTTATGAAATGGCTTATTATTGGTTAGGTAAACGATATTTAGAGGATGAAACAGGAGAAAAATTAAGAAGATTTCTACTTGATATGATTCATGGCAAATTATCAATCCAAGGTTTATCTAAACATGATATAGAAATGAGCACACTATTTCAATGGCCTTATTCTAATATTCGTGGTTGGGAGAACTCTCATTGTGTCAGAATTTTTAAAAATGGCAACACCATAGCATGTGACATCAAAATATATGAAGAATACCCACCTACAAAAGAAACATTAGATCAGACTAAACCCGAGTCATTTCAACCAACTATATCATACAAAAAAATTAAAGGAAATATTATAAATAGTATTATCAGAGACATCAGAGACTCACCAAAGCCTATATCAGACAAGAAATTAAAGGAAATAAAGGAAATGGTAGAAAGGGTATTAGAGACAAAAGAAATGGTATCGACCATGAGAATAGCGAAAATGATATCTCCTCCTTTTCGGAAAAGAATAATAGTTAGTCAAAATCCAGAATTGTACCCTGGATGGGAAGACAAGTACCTAATATTAGATTATATTAAAAAAAGACACAAAGAAATATGA
- a CDS encoding MBL fold metallo-hydrolase, producing MTSLRFYGGVDEIGGNKILVKDKNSIFLDFGMSFSQANKFLSAFLQPRKCNGILDFVELGLLPWIKGIYREDYLRHCGLPCEDRPAIDGVILSHSHMDHSAYINHLRDDIPTYTTLESYIILEALDETSRTSFTDLVSLKRTFHFIPKARGDGFKRLQGREAQIERDMRIIRPYRLFEIGEVAAMFAPVDHSLPGASAQIIETSEETIVYTGDLRFHGRRGKDTKKFVKKAKKVSPTTMICEGTRIDQNENITEADIEKRATKIISDSKDLVVVDYPIRDLDRLLTFYNVAKNTDRTLTVNLKQAYILNQLQTGDYPSLDDVAIYVPRKNWGLIGDSYACFDGKWLPASEIEKLDPYYIERDYERWERKFLKLENTITYKDLREEPNQYIFRCDFFELKELIDIKPEKGIYIRSMTEPFDEEMLIDYKKVKNWLKHFNLTLIKGMHASGHASGPEIIEMIREIEPEKLHPIHTEKKENFKVLKDDKIKIINPTKETLFK from the coding sequence ATGACATCCCTCAGGTTTTATGGTGGGGTGGATGAAATCGGCGGCAACAAAATACTAGTCAAAGACAAAAACAGTATATTCCTAGATTTTGGGATGAGCTTTTCACAAGCCAACAAGTTCCTTTCAGCATTCCTACAACCACGCAAATGTAACGGGATCCTGGACTTTGTCGAATTAGGCCTACTACCCTGGATAAAAGGTATTTACCGTGAAGATTATTTGAGGCATTGTGGACTACCATGTGAAGATAGGCCAGCCATTGATGGTGTGATTTTAAGCCATTCACATATGGACCATTCAGCATACATAAACCATCTAAGGGATGATATACCAACCTATACTACCTTGGAATCATATATAATCTTAGAGGCTTTGGATGAGACCAGTAGAACATCATTCACAGATTTAGTAAGCCTAAAGAGAACATTCCATTTCATCCCAAAGGCACGTGGCGATGGATTCAAAAGGTTACAAGGAAGAGAAGCTCAAATAGAAAGGGATATGAGGATAATAAGACCTTATAGGTTGTTCGAGATAGGTGAAGTTGCTGCGATGTTTGCACCTGTTGATCATTCATTGCCAGGGGCTTCAGCCCAAATAATAGAAACCAGCGAAGAAACCATAGTATATACTGGTGATTTGCGATTCCATGGTAGAAGAGGAAAAGACACCAAAAAATTCGTGAAAAAGGCCAAGAAGGTCAGTCCCACAACCATGATCTGTGAAGGCACGAGAATAGACCAGAATGAAAACATAACAGAAGCTGACATAGAAAAAAGGGCCACAAAAATCATATCAGATTCCAAGGACCTTGTGGTTGTGGATTATCCTATAAGAGACCTTGACAGACTACTAACATTCTATAATGTGGCAAAAAACACAGACAGAACACTCACAGTAAACTTGAAACAAGCCTATATTCTCAACCAACTCCAAACAGGAGACTATCCAAGCCTAGATGATGTTGCCATCTATGTGCCAAGGAAGAATTGGGGACTCATAGGAGACTCATATGCATGCTTCGATGGAAAATGGCTACCAGCATCAGAGATAGAAAAACTGGACCCATACTACATAGAAAGAGACTATGAGCGTTGGGAGCGAAAATTCCTAAAACTAGAAAACACCATAACCTATAAGGATCTTAGAGAAGAGCCCAACCAATACATTTTCAGGTGCGACTTCTTCGAACTCAAGGAACTAATTGACATCAAACCTGAAAAGGGAATCTATATAAGGTCCATGACAGAGCCATTCGATGAAGAAATGCTAATAGACTACAAGAAGGTGAAAAATTGGCTCAAACACTTCAACTTAACCCTAATCAAAGGGATGCACGCATCAGGCCATGCCTCAGGCCCAGAAATAATAGAAATGATAAGAGAGATAGAACCAGAAAAACTTCACCCTATACACACAGAAAAGAAAGAAAACTTCAAAGTATTAAAAGACGACAAAATAAAAATCATAAACCCCACAAAAGAAACCTTATTTAAATGA
- a CDS encoding AAA family ATPase: MFEKRPRIFKNRDILSPLFVPDTLQDRKKEVEIISQYLGYILDGATPPNILITGPPGSGKTVTIKYILNELQKHTDAPIKYVKADGTAYQVAASIAERRDPGFLNLINKIREKIQGKKAIIVLDEVDKMLAKDSDRLLYHLSREPDICTITISNKLTVMSMITDPRVLSSFQPRRINFPPYNANQLTEILEYRAERAFYDNVLEDSVIPLCAAMAAQRNGDARYALELLTFAADIAIRNKQKKITEEHVRAAQDEVEIEFIRNSIAELRENQKLLLYATLISKEKTPRRVYKTYNKLAKQYGINSLTQRRLSQLLRELELYGLVEIEVVGRGRGRGVKWLVRPSSTIDDDVMLEAIRRSL; the protein is encoded by the coding sequence TTGTTTGAAAAAAGGCCCCGAATCTTTAAAAACAGGGACATACTCAGCCCATTATTCGTCCCAGACACCCTACAAGACAGAAAAAAAGAAGTAGAAATTATAAGCCAATATCTTGGCTATATCCTCGATGGGGCCACACCCCCCAACATCCTGATAACAGGACCTCCAGGATCAGGTAAAACCGTCACAATAAAATACATCCTAAATGAACTCCAAAAACACACCGACGCCCCAATAAAATATGTGAAAGCAGACGGCACAGCATACCAAGTAGCTGCAAGCATTGCAGAGAGACGCGACCCCGGATTCCTAAACTTAATCAACAAAATACGAGAAAAAATACAAGGCAAAAAAGCAATAATCGTACTCGATGAAGTCGACAAAATGCTCGCAAAAGACAGCGACAGACTACTATACCACCTCTCAAGAGAACCCGACATTTGCACCATAACAATATCAAACAAACTGACAGTGATGAGCATGATCACAGACCCCAGGGTACTATCATCATTCCAACCTCGTAGGATAAACTTCCCACCATACAACGCAAACCAACTAACCGAAATATTAGAATACAGGGCAGAAAGAGCATTCTATGATAACGTACTAGAAGATAGCGTCATACCATTATGCGCCGCCATGGCGGCTCAACGCAACGGAGACGCAAGATACGCCCTCGAACTCCTAACATTCGCAGCTGACATAGCAATAAGAAACAAACAAAAAAAGATAACAGAAGAGCATGTAAGAGCCGCACAAGACGAAGTCGAAATCGAATTCATAAGAAATAGCATAGCCGAATTAAGAGAAAACCAAAAACTATTACTATACGCCACCCTAATATCAAAAGAAAAAACCCCAAGAAGAGTTTACAAGACATACAACAAACTTGCAAAACAATACGGAATCAACAGCCTCACACAAAGAAGACTATCACAACTACTACGTGAACTGGAACTTTACGGCCTTGTAGAAATCGAAGTCGTAGGCCGCGGCCGCGGCCGCGGCGTAAAATGGCTTGTGAGACCATCATCAACAATCGACGATGACGTAATGTTGGAGGCTATTCGCCGATCCTTATGA
- a CDS encoding N-6 DNA methylase has product MKLPRIEERTLYSPIIDCLHELGFEAVGETKVGKKHPDILFTYDETSFVIEVKIGKPEIGLNAVAQAHDYAKKLGTQNNIIILIYPENYRNQVILDESIVRRIALEEEIHTLVLTEYWTESLVTEPIRLFESLKDKIINKKRKVDFNTVVNLIKTYVKDLGDIIYQIETDQLVPEVVDKLDLFSSIGEIKDKRKAEKQVKVLASYLLFNQLLFYHIFKRKAQNKLLPELEKIKNVQELQSYFDHITSINYKSIYNVNILGHIPNEKPVIDTLNELIEAIKLLRAEHITHDLAGRFFHDLIPQEVRKILAAFYTHPIAAEILAGLTMNSWDEKVIDPACGSGTLLVSAYKRKQKLYQQLYGYKDHDKIHRRFLEEDLTGIDIMPFAAHITTINLAAQNIKQETNVVRVVTQDSLELAEKLRRGEFKDRGIRFSPYTVTVQQTLFGASNQKESKGTVSPEGKGEKFHLKPVDVVIMNPPFSDREKMPRYMLEKLKNNDTLGGICGHKVNLWGYFIALADYLLKPGGRIGAVIPINIFRGEATEKIRKYLIENYKIEYIIKPEKNIAFSEDADFRDILLVARKEKPSREDKVRFVILNEDIHSLSLQDAAKIVKHIKGSLVSENRLDIVDYEYALIRENINNLMPLFGPTSTRTGQILSNFLSIIKKHAGHLLRNLKKSEIREGFKPPFAGLSEMAFINNPSFGENRIKRAFLILEEDNRESVRFYIKKWPNRIFKIGKSKLKPALRTLTDIKTFNIPDNADYIITDKFKDYKTVLKLSKFKDKENFTYDIVRERIKGKWTYMVTARRFRPNSKNTYFFAFSSNKRIIAPDTFKCILLEKESAKINTLYLNSIMGITSLVLLREQTTEGYIDIREKDLVLFDIIDVNLLDREQKAELLRLYDELKGCEFPSLLDQFKDRFWGRTKLDKRLLEILGVPEDVIEEWLPKVYDAIVGELSHD; this is encoded by the coding sequence ATGAAGCTTCCAAGGATAGAAGAAAGGACCCTCTATTCTCCAATAATAGATTGTTTACATGAACTTGGATTTGAGGCAGTGGGTGAAACTAAAGTTGGCAAAAAACATCCTGACATTCTTTTCACTTATGATGAAACTTCCTTTGTAATTGAAGTTAAAATAGGAAAGCCAGAAATTGGATTAAATGCTGTTGCCCAAGCTCATGATTATGCTAAAAAATTGGGAACACAAAATAATATAATCATTCTCATTTACCCCGAGAATTATAGAAATCAAGTAATTCTTGATGAGAGTATCGTAAGGAGAATTGCACTAGAAGAAGAAATTCATACTTTGGTTTTAACAGAATATTGGACTGAGAGCCTTGTTACAGAACCAATCAGGCTATTTGAATCTCTAAAAGACAAGATTATTAATAAGAAAAGAAAAGTTGATTTCAATACAGTAGTCAATTTAATAAAAACCTATGTTAAAGACCTCGGCGACATAATTTATCAAATAGAAACAGACCAATTAGTTCCGGAGGTTGTAGACAAGTTAGATCTATTTTCTTCAATAGGTGAAATAAAAGACAAAAGAAAAGCAGAAAAACAAGTTAAAGTTTTGGCCTCCTACCTTTTGTTTAATCAACTTCTATTTTACCACATTTTTAAAAGAAAGGCACAAAATAAATTATTGCCAGAATTGGAGAAAATAAAGAACGTCCAAGAACTGCAAAGTTACTTTGATCACATTACAAGCATAAATTACAAATCTATTTACAATGTTAATATTTTAGGTCACATTCCCAACGAAAAACCCGTTATTGACACTCTAAATGAATTAATAGAAGCAATAAAATTGTTAAGAGCAGAACATATAACTCATGATTTAGCAGGCAGATTCTTCCATGATTTAATCCCCCAAGAAGTTAGAAAAATCCTAGCAGCCTTTTATACACATCCCATTGCAGCAGAAATATTAGCTGGCCTAACTATGAATTCTTGGGATGAAAAAGTTATAGATCCAGCCTGTGGATCAGGCACATTACTAGTTTCAGCCTATAAAAGAAAACAAAAGTTATATCAACAGCTATACGGTTACAAAGATCACGACAAAATACATAGAAGATTCCTCGAAGAAGATCTTACAGGGATCGACATAATGCCATTTGCTGCCCACATCACTACAATAAATTTAGCAGCCCAAAACATAAAACAGGAAACTAACGTTGTCAGAGTTGTGACCCAAGATTCCCTAGAATTGGCTGAAAAATTAAGAAGGGGAGAATTTAAGGACAGAGGTATAAGATTCTCTCCTTATACAGTAACTGTACAGCAAACTCTTTTCGGAGCTTCCAACCAAAAAGAAAGCAAGGGGACAGTATCCCCAGAAGGAAAAGGAGAGAAATTTCATCTGAAGCCTGTTGATGTCGTAATAATGAACCCCCCCTTCAGTGATAGGGAGAAAATGCCAAGATATATGCTGGAAAAATTGAAAAATAACGACACCCTTGGAGGGATCTGTGGACACAAGGTTAATCTTTGGGGTTACTTCATAGCCCTCGCAGACTACCTACTCAAACCTGGTGGGCGCATAGGCGCTGTTATACCAATAAACATATTCAGAGGAGAGGCCACAGAAAAAATAAGGAAATATCTGATCGAAAATTACAAAATCGAATACATTATCAAACCAGAAAAAAATATTGCCTTCTCAGAGGATGCGGATTTCAGGGACATATTATTAGTTGCAAGAAAAGAAAAGCCATCCAGGGAGGATAAGGTTCGATTTGTTATATTAAATGAAGACATCCATAGCCTAAGTTTACAAGACGCTGCAAAGATCGTCAAACATATAAAAGGATCTCTGGTTTCTGAAAATAGGTTGGATATTGTCGACTATGAGTATGCGTTGATTAGGGAGAACATCAACAACCTAATGCCCTTATTTGGCCCTACAAGCACCCGAACGGGCCAAATTCTAAGCAACTTCCTTTCAATTATCAAAAAACATGCAGGACACCTGCTAAGAAACCTAAAAAAGTCAGAAATTCGAGAAGGCTTCAAACCTCCTTTTGCCGGCCTCTCTGAGATGGCATTCATAAACAACCCGTCCTTTGGCGAGAATAGGATTAAACGCGCATTCTTAATATTAGAAGAAGACAATAGAGAGTCTGTGAGATTTTATATAAAAAAATGGCCAAATAGAATATTCAAAATTGGAAAATCAAAGTTAAAACCGGCCCTAAGAACCCTAACAGACATCAAAACATTTAACATACCAGACAATGCAGACTACATAATCACAGACAAATTCAAAGACTATAAAACTGTCCTAAAACTCTCCAAATTCAAAGATAAAGAAAACTTCACCTATGACATCGTCAGAGAGAGAATAAAAGGCAAATGGACATATATGGTCACTGCCCGAAGATTCAGGCCAAATTCTAAAAATACTTATTTTTTCGCATTTTCTTCAAATAAAAGGATCATAGCACCTGACACATTCAAGTGTATCCTATTAGAGAAAGAGTCCGCCAAAATTAACACCCTATACCTGAATTCAATCATGGGAATAACCAGTTTAGTTTTATTAAGAGAACAAACCACAGAAGGATACATAGATATAAGAGAAAAAGATTTGGTTCTTTTTGACATAATCGACGTGAATCTTTTAGATAGAGAACAAAAGGCCGAGTTACTCAGATTATATGATGAATTGAAAGGATGCGAATTCCCCTCATTATTAGACCAGTTCAAGGATAGATTTTGGGGAAGAACCAAATTAGATAAGAGATTATTAGAAATTCTTGGGGTGCCTGAGGATGTAATCGAAGAATGGCTTCCAAAAGTCTATGATGCGATAGTGGGTGAATTATCCCATGACTGA